One window of Thiomicrorhabdus lithotrophica genomic DNA carries:
- a CDS encoding DUF2202 domain-containing protein: MKFAIQTLFAIGFTALALNASAGKWSQNNGVVSSDTEIVESTAIESISVEEEHGIIFMREEEKLARDVYTTLYGLWGMNIFNNIAKSEQSHMDAMKVLIDKYALADPNIDDSVGVYSDYHFVETYEELVTLGSESLESALRVGIIIEELDIKDIKEMENEVEGNDDIVSTYEELLKGSRNHLRAFWDVFSSKGLTYEPQFISQEEFDAIINSPMETGNLK; encoded by the coding sequence ATGAAATTTGCTATTCAAACACTTTTTGCAATCGGTTTTACCGCTTTAGCTTTAAATGCTTCGGCAGGTAAGTGGTCACAAAATAATGGCGTGGTGTCTAGCGATACAGAAATCGTTGAATCAACAGCGATTGAATCAATCTCTGTAGAGGAAGAACACGGCATTATATTTATGCGTGAAGAAGAGAAGCTAGCTCGAGATGTGTATACCACTTTGTATGGTTTGTGGGGGATGAATATCTTTAACAATATTGCTAAGTCTGAACAGAGTCATATGGATGCAATGAAAGTCTTAATTGACAAATATGCATTAGCAGATCCCAATATTGATGACAGCGTTGGGGTCTACTCAGACTATCACTTTGTTGAAACCTATGAAGAGTTAGTGACGCTGGGTTCAGAAAGTTTGGAAAGTGCACTTCGCGTTGGAATTATTATTGAAGAGTTAGATATTAAAGATATCAAAGAAATGGAAAATGAAGTTGAAGGCAATGATGATATCGTTAGTACTTATGAAGAGTTACTAAAAGGGTCACGTAACCATTTACGAGCTTTTTGGGATGTTTTCTCTTCAAAGGGATTAACTTATGAACCACAGTTTATTTCTCAAGAGGAGTTTGATGCAATTATTAACTCTCCAATGGAAACTGGTAATTTGAAATAA